The following proteins are co-located in the Frigidibacter mobilis genome:
- a CDS encoding LysR family transcriptional regulator, with amino-acid sequence MEGTFRKMDNDLDLSAVRAFRSVAREGSFSNASRVLRVPKSTISKRVRDLEDRLGVRLIERTTRQLRLTAEGEVLVARADRLLSEAEDIRRALSDSGSARAGICASRCRRSSGSW; translated from the coding sequence GTGGAAGGTACGTTCAGGAAAATGGACAATGACCTCGACCTCTCTGCCGTCCGTGCATTCCGGTCCGTCGCGCGCGAAGGGTCCTTCTCGAACGCATCGCGGGTGCTGCGGGTGCCGAAATCCACGATTTCCAAGCGGGTACGCGATCTTGAGGACCGGCTGGGGGTGCGCCTGATCGAGCGTACGACCCGCCAGCTGCGGCTGACGGCCGAGGGCGAGGTGCTGGTGGCGCGCGCCGACCGGCTGCTGAGCGAGGCCGAGGATATCCGCCGTGCGCTGAGCGATTCCGGGTCGGCCCGCGCGGGCATCTGCGCATCGCGGTGCCGCAGATCATCGGGCAGCTGGTGA
- a CDS encoding flavin reductase family protein, translated as MSTPSPSPALALREALGRYATGVTVVTTRGPQGPVGITANSFTSLSLDPALVLWCPARNSSRFAAFAGADHYAIHVLGSDQLELCRRFARSGADFDGIALETTAEGQPLLPGCLARFDCRAHAVHEGGDHAILVGEVLRATTTAGTPLLFWGGRYGDFLHHG; from the coding sequence ATGAGCACGCCATCCCCCAGCCCCGCGCTGGCCCTGCGCGAGGCGCTTGGCCGCTACGCGACAGGCGTGACCGTCGTCACCACCCGGGGGCCGCAGGGGCCGGTCGGTATCACCGCCAACAGCTTCACCTCGCTGTCGCTGGACCCGGCCCTGGTGCTGTGGTGCCCGGCCCGCAACTCATCCCGCTTCGCGGCCTTCGCCGGCGCAGACCACTACGCGATCCATGTGCTTGGCTCGGATCAACTGGAGTTGTGCCGCCGCTTTGCTCGCTCCGGCGCCGATTTCGACGGCATCGCGCTGGAGACGACAGCCGAGGGCCAGCCGCTGCTGCCGGGATGCCTTGCCCGCTTCGACTGCCGCGCCCATGCGGTGCACGAGGGCGGCGATCACGCCATCCTGGTGGGCGAGGTGTTGCGCGCGACAACCACCGCTGGCACGCCGCTGCTGTTCTGGGGCGGGCGCTACGGCGATTTCCTGCATCACGGCTAG
- a CDS encoding ArsR/SmtB family transcription factor, which translates to MLLDDTTAPNPDAGCPPLDAEDMMARAQDASNLLKALAHEGRLMILCHLSAGEKSVTELETLLSSRQAAVSQQLARLRMEGLVAARREGKAIYYSLSDPKAARLVGMLYEMFCAPDAA; encoded by the coding sequence ATGCTGCTCGACGACACCACCGCCCCCAACCCGGATGCCGGCTGCCCGCCGCTGGATGCAGAAGACATGATGGCGCGCGCGCAGGACGCCTCGAACCTGCTCAAGGCGCTTGCACATGAGGGGCGGCTGATGATCCTGTGTCATCTGTCCGCCGGCGAGAAATCGGTGACAGAGCTGGAAACCCTGCTCTCCTCGCGGCAGGCGGCGGTCAGCCAGCAGCTTGCCCGGCTGCGGATGGAGGGGCTGGTGGCCGCCCGGCGCGAGGGCAAGGCGATCTATTATTCTCTGAGCGATCCCAAGGCAGCCCGGCTGGTCGGAATGCTCTACGAAATGTTCTGCGCCCCCGACGCCGCCTGA
- a CDS encoding MFS transporter — protein sequence MTTSPMPVPQAPGRLVTVAVLLVASMTIMANATISPSLPGLKAHFADAEGIETLSALILTLPSLSVILTAGLFGYLADRMDRRLLLALATGIYAIGGGSGLVAETLPQLLMGRLLLGVGVAGSMTLAMAFAADLWQGEARARFMGLQGASMSGGGVVVMLLGGALAALHWRGAFAVYLLALPIAALALTALWPYARRAAPAAAAPGDRAPEGFPWPTFAFVGGLSFLFMATFYVMPTRVPFRLAEIGVTNSLIVGLVMAGVMVTAVPGALMYGKIRRYLSEMSIFAASFSLMAVGLFTVSQAGSVWGVALGGLIAGAGMGPAMPNYSTYLMAKVPPAARGRAAGLLTTSFFAGQFASPLVSAPLVASFGLRGAFLALSAALLAIGAALALRAFHEASGRRRAWADV from the coding sequence ATGACCACATCCCCCATGCCGGTGCCGCAGGCGCCGGGGCGGCTCGTGACCGTCGCCGTGCTGCTTGTCGCCTCGATGACGATCATGGCCAATGCCACGATTTCCCCGTCCTTGCCGGGGCTGAAGGCGCATTTCGCCGATGCCGAGGGGATCGAGACGCTGTCGGCGCTGATCCTGACGCTGCCCTCGCTGTCGGTGATCCTGACGGCGGGGCTGTTCGGCTATCTGGCCGACCGCATGGACCGGCGGCTGTTGCTGGCGCTGGCGACGGGGATCTATGCCATCGGCGGCGGCTCCGGCCTGGTGGCCGAGACCCTGCCGCAGCTGCTGATGGGCCGGCTGCTGCTGGGGGTCGGGGTGGCGGGCAGTATGACGCTGGCGATGGCCTTTGCCGCCGACCTCTGGCAGGGCGAGGCGCGGGCGCGGTTCATGGGGCTGCAGGGCGCGTCGATGTCGGGGGGCGGCGTCGTGGTGATGCTGCTGGGGGGGGCGCTGGCGGCCCTGCACTGGCGCGGGGCGTTCGCGGTCTATCTGCTGGCGCTGCCGATCGCGGCGCTGGCGCTGACGGCACTGTGGCCCTATGCGCGGCGGGCGGCGCCCGCGGCAGCTGCGCCGGGCGACCGGGCGCCGGAGGGATTCCCCTGGCCCACCTTCGCCTTTGTCGGCGGGCTGTCTTTCCTGTTCATGGCGACCTTCTACGTGATGCCGACCCGGGTGCCGTTCCGTCTGGCCGAGATCGGGGTGACCAACTCGCTGATCGTCGGCCTGGTCATGGCGGGGGTGATGGTCACTGCGGTGCCGGGCGCGTTGATGTATGGCAAGATCCGGCGCTATCTGTCGGAGATGAGTATCTTCGCGGCCAGCTTCTCGCTGATGGCGGTGGGGCTCTTCACCGTGTCGCAGGCGGGCAGTGTCTGGGGCGTGGCACTCGGCGGGTTGATCGCGGGGGCGGGGATGGGTCCGGCGATGCCCAATTACAGCACCTATCTGATGGCCAAGGTGCCCCCTGCCGCGCGGGGCCGGGCAGCGGGACTGCTGACCACCAGCTTCTTTGCCGGGCAGTTCGCCTCGCCGCTGGTCTCGGCGCCGCTGGTGGCCAGCTTCGGGCTGCGGGGCGCGTTCCTGGCGCTGTCGGCGGCGCTTCTGGCCATCGGCGCGGCGCTGGCGCTGCGCGCCTTCCACGAGGCATCGGGGCGGCGGCGGGCCTGGGCCGACGTCTGA
- a CDS encoding helix-turn-helix transcriptional regulator codes for MPHDRMLHATKHPLTAARDAAGLTVEQLARIAEFEPAVLQAIEARCHRPTLGELNALAQVLRVKIVDLRE; via the coding sequence ATGCCCCATGACAGAATGCTCCATGCGACCAAGCACCCGCTGACTGCGGCGCGTGATGCGGCTGGCCTGACCGTGGAGCAACTGGCGCGGATCGCAGAGTTCGAGCCTGCGGTTCTGCAAGCGATAGAGGCGCGTTGCCATCGCCCGACACTGGGAGAGCTCAACGCCCTTGCCCAGGTGCTGCGCGTCAAAATTGTCGATCTGCGCGAATAG
- a CDS encoding DUF982 domain-containing protein produces MADWIKAVRLADDHGGRGILSVRGPVQAEVLMSSDRWPGVEGQKMSEARRLNLFAITGLVADEVARNAFVAAAREGGLRIIES; encoded by the coding sequence ATGGCCGATTGGATCAAGGCAGTGCGGTTGGCCGATGACCACGGCGGACGCGGCATCCTGTCTGTTCGCGGTCCGGTGCAGGCCGAAGTGTTGATGAGCAGTGACCGCTGGCCCGGCGTCGAGGGCCAGAAGATGTCGGAGGCACGGCGGCTCAACCTCTTTGCCATCACCGGCCTGGTTGCGGATGAGGTGGCGCGCAATGCCTTCGTTGCGGCGGCCCGCGAAGGTGGATTGCGCATTATCGAGAGCTAG
- a CDS encoding substrate binding domain-containing protein, whose product MPQIIGQLVMGRLGAAFRARHPDITLECVFLDRPPDMLEEGFDGVLRVGPLQDSGHGARRICDAVSVLVAPPGLPGLEALHEPEDVAQFPVVGFTPALWGSWEFFRPADGAARQVVPVPALSLGSALAIREAVIVGAGLSLLPYLLVAPDLQAGRLIRLLPDWEGNRKDIYFVYPSPQSATARLRAFIDVLVEALRDPANAWAPESPVTDAAGCGRGGRG is encoded by the coding sequence GTGCCGCAGATCATCGGGCAGCTGGTGATGGGCCGGCTTGGCGCCGCCTTTCGCGCGCGGCATCCTGACATCACGCTGGAATGCGTGTTCCTGGACAGGCCGCCCGACATGCTGGAAGAGGGGTTCGACGGGGTGCTGCGCGTCGGCCCGCTGCAAGACAGCGGCCACGGCGCCCGGCGGATCTGCGATGCGGTTTCGGTACTGGTGGCGCCGCCGGGCCTGCCGGGGCTGGAGGCGCTGCACGAGCCCGAGGATGTGGCGCAGTTCCCGGTCGTGGGCTTCACCCCGGCGCTTTGGGGCAGCTGGGAGTTTTTCCGTCCGGCCGACGGCGCGGCGCGACAGGTGGTCCCGGTGCCGGCGCTGTCGCTGGGATCGGCACTGGCGATCCGCGAGGCTGTGATCGTCGGCGCCGGGCTGTCGCTGTTGCCCTACCTGCTGGTCGCGCCCGACCTGCAGGCCGGGCGGCTGATCCGGCTTTTGCCGGACTGGGAAGGAAACCGGAAGGACATCTACTTCGTATACCCCTCACCGCAATCGGCGACGGCACGGCTGCGGGCATTCATAGATGTGCTGGTGGAGGCGCTGCGCGACCCCGCCAATGCCTGGGCACCCGAGTCTCCGGTGACGGATGCGGCGGGCTGCGGCCGCGGCGGGCGGGGTTGA
- a CDS encoding efflux RND transporter permease subunit, with amino-acid sequence MSETPFRGPLGLAGGLTRAFIRSSLTPLFIVAALAVGLVALVSLPREEEPQISVPMVDIHISAPGLRAEDAVKLVTEPLETIVKGISGVEHVYSQTDDDGAMVMARFVVGTDSDTAILRVHEKIRANIDRLPQGIPEPLVVGRGIDDVAIVALTLTAAPGAEIGANDLTRVARELRADLMKVQDVGLTYLVGEAPEAIRIAPDPERLAMYGVTLQQLASKVEQANRAFSTGRLRDGGEQIDLAAGATLTAPAEIAALLLTARDGRPVYVGDVADVKFVADSSDHIVANVARTEDGTLARSPAVTLAIAKRAGANAVVVAEAILHKVEMAKGPLIPEGVAVHVTRNYGETANEKSNELLFHLGLATVSIIALVLLAIGWREGIVVAIVIPVTILLTLFSAWIMGYTLNRVSLFALIFSIGILVDDAIVVIENIARHWGMKGPGDRVHKAIEAVAEVGNPTIVATLTVVAALLPMLFVSGMMGPYMSPIPANASAAMIFSFFVAVIVTPWLMVRIAGRAPLHHAEEGAPGGGLGRIYAAVARPILATKARSLTFLLATVVLSFGSLALLYTRDVTVKLLPFDNKSELAVVIDLPEGASVEATDAVAQDVARVALDMPEVLSVQTHAGTSAPFNFNGLVRHYYLREKPQLGEVQITLANRHDRARSSHAIALDLRSRLDGLALPAGTVLKTVEPPPGPPVMSTLLAEVYGPDAETRRAAATKIRQAFEDVPFIVDVDDSFGVQPRRLRATIGQDELEFFEVQEADVFDTLQILNGSTKVGYSHRGMGRQPIPIIVERGKDARVLDEAALSTPIPANLLPGARGVVELGDVVQITEERASFPVFRHNGREAEMVQAELAGDFEAPLYGMIAVGELLDGIDWGEGERPVVRLNGQPEDESVVTLLWDGEWEVTWVTFRDMGAAFGVALLGIYILVVAQFGSFRLPLVILTPIPLTFLGIMGGHWLFDAPFSAPSMIGFIALAGIIVRNSILLVDFIRHADPAGKTKVDILIEAGAIRFKPILLTAVAAMIGAVVILADPIFQGLALSLLFGLLSSTLLTVLVIPAIYRVFRT; translated from the coding sequence ATGAGTGAGACCCCGTTCCGCGGACCGCTCGGCCTTGCCGGCGGCCTGACCCGCGCTTTCATCCGCTCGTCGCTGACGCCGCTGTTCATCGTGGCGGCGCTGGCCGTCGGCCTCGTTGCGCTGGTCAGCCTGCCGCGCGAGGAAGAGCCGCAGATCTCTGTCCCGATGGTGGATATCCATATCAGCGCGCCGGGGCTGCGCGCCGAGGATGCGGTCAAGCTGGTGACAGAACCGCTGGAAACCATCGTCAAGGGCATATCCGGCGTCGAACATGTGTACTCGCAGACCGATGACGACGGCGCGATGGTGATGGCGCGGTTCGTGGTCGGCACGGATTCCGATACCGCGATCCTGCGGGTGCATGAAAAGATCCGCGCCAATATCGACCGGCTGCCGCAGGGCATCCCGGAGCCGCTGGTGGTGGGTCGCGGCATTGACGATGTGGCAATCGTGGCGCTGACGCTGACCGCCGCGCCGGGCGCCGAGATCGGCGCCAATGACCTGACCCGGGTTGCGCGCGAATTGCGGGCTGACCTGATGAAGGTTCAGGATGTCGGCCTGACCTACCTCGTTGGCGAGGCGCCCGAGGCGATCCGCATCGCGCCCGATCCCGAGCGGCTGGCCATGTATGGGGTGACGTTGCAACAGCTTGCCAGCAAGGTCGAGCAGGCGAACCGGGCGTTTTCCACGGGTCGGCTGCGCGACGGCGGCGAGCAGATCGACCTTGCTGCCGGGGCCACGCTGACTGCGCCGGCCGAGATCGCCGCGCTGCTGCTGACCGCGCGCGACGGGCGCCCGGTCTATGTGGGCGATGTGGCCGATGTGAAATTCGTGGCCGACAGTTCGGACCATATCGTCGCCAATGTCGCCCGTACCGAAGATGGCACCCTGGCCCGCAGCCCGGCGGTGACGCTGGCGATTGCCAAGCGCGCGGGCGCCAATGCGGTGGTGGTGGCCGAGGCGATCCTGCACAAGGTCGAGATGGCCAAGGGCCCGCTGATCCCCGAGGGGGTCGCCGTCCACGTCACCCGGAACTATGGCGAGACGGCGAACGAGAAATCCAACGAGCTGCTGTTCCACCTCGGCCTTGCCACGGTGTCGATCATCGCGCTGGTGCTGCTGGCCATCGGCTGGCGCGAGGGGATCGTGGTCGCCATCGTCATTCCGGTGACGATCCTGCTGACGCTGTTTTCGGCCTGGATCATGGGCTACACGCTCAACCGCGTCAGCCTGTTCGCGTTGATCTTCTCCATCGGCATTCTCGTCGATGACGCCATCGTGGTGATCGAGAACATCGCCCGCCACTGGGGGATGAAGGGGCCGGGGGACCGCGTGCACAAGGCCATCGAGGCGGTGGCCGAGGTCGGCAACCCCACCATCGTTGCCACGCTGACCGTGGTTGCGGCGCTGCTGCCGATGCTGTTCGTGTCGGGGATGATGGGGCCCTACATGAGCCCGATCCCCGCCAATGCCAGCGCGGCGATGATCTTCTCCTTCTTCGTGGCGGTGATCGTCACGCCCTGGCTGATGGTCCGGATCGCCGGCCGCGCCCCGCTGCACCATGCCGAAGAGGGTGCTCCGGGCGGTGGACTGGGCCGGATCTATGCCGCCGTCGCGCGGCCCATCCTGGCGACCAAGGCGCGGTCGCTGACCTTCCTGCTGGCCACGGTGGTGCTGTCCTTCGGCTCGCTGGCGCTGCTCTACACCCGTGATGTCACGGTCAAGCTGCTGCCCTTCGACAACAAGTCCGAGCTTGCGGTGGTGATCGACCTGCCCGAGGGCGCGAGCGTCGAGGCGACCGATGCCGTGGCGCAGGACGTGGCCCGCGTGGCGCTGGACATGCCCGAGGTGCTGTCGGTGCAGACCCATGCCGGCACCTCGGCGCCGTTCAACTTCAACGGGCTGGTGCGGCACTACTACCTGCGCGAGAAGCCGCAGCTTGGCGAGGTGCAGATCACGCTTGCGAACCGCCATGACCGCGCGCGCAGCAGCCATGCCATCGCGCTCGACCTGCGCAGCCGGCTGGACGGGCTGGCGCTGCCGGCAGGCACGGTGCTGAAGACGGTGGAGCCGCCGCCCGGCCCGCCGGTGATGTCCACCCTGCTGGCCGAGGTCTATGGCCCCGATGCCGAAACCCGCCGCGCCGCCGCTACGAAGATCCGCCAGGCGTTCGAGGACGTGCCGTTCATCGTCGATGTCGATGACAGCTTTGGCGTGCAGCCGCGCCGCCTGCGCGCCACCATCGGCCAGGACGAGCTGGAGTTCTTCGAGGTGCAGGAGGCGGATGTCTTCGACACGCTGCAGATCCTGAACGGCAGTACCAAGGTCGGCTATTCCCACCGCGGCATGGGGCGCCAGCCGATCCCGATCATCGTGGAGCGGGGCAAGGATGCGCGGGTGCTGGACGAGGCGGCGCTGTCGACGCCGATCCCGGCGAACCTGCTGCCCGGCGCGCGCGGCGTCGTGGAGCTTGGAGATGTGGTGCAGATTACCGAGGAACGCGCCAGCTTCCCGGTCTTCCGCCACAATGGCCGCGAGGCCGAGATGGTGCAGGCCGAGCTTGCCGGCGATTTCGAGGCACCGCTTTACGGGATGATCGCGGTGGGCGAGTTGCTTGATGGCATCGACTGGGGCGAGGGGGAGCGGCCGGTGGTGCGGCTCAATGGCCAGCCCGAGGACGAATCCGTGGTGACGCTGCTGTGGGATGGGGAATGGGAGGTGACATGGGTCACCTTCCGCGACATGGGCGCGGCCTTCGGCGTGGCGCTGCTGGGGATATATATCCTGGTGGTGGCGCAGTTCGGCAGCTTCCGCCTGCCGCTGGTGATCCTGACCCCGATCCCGCTGACCTTCCTTGGCATCATGGGTGGGCACTGGCTGTTCGACGCGCCGTTCTCGGCACCCTCGATGATCGGCTTCATTGCGCTTGCGGGCATCATCGTGCGCAACTCGATCCTGCTGGTGGATTTCATCCGCCACGCCGACCCGGCGGGCAAGACCAAGGTCGATATCCTGATCGAGGCGGGGGCGATCCGCTTCAAGCCGATCCTGCTGACGGCGGTCGCGGCGATGATCGGGGCGGTGGTGATCCTGGCCGACCCGATCTTCCAGGGGCTGGCGCTGTCGCTGCTGTTCGGGCTGCTCAGCTCGACGCTGCTGACCGTGCTGGTGATCCCGGCGATCTACCGGGTGTTCCGCACCTGA
- a CDS encoding ABC transporter permease, whose protein sequence is MTSAEHPSPPIRRQEARAAGAGLWSGGAALIAALVALPILSVIWLAFNPTENIWPHLVATTLPRYLVNTAVLALGTGALAAAVGTGAAWLIAMYRFPLSGLLEWLLLLPLAIPAYVGAYALVDFLEYSGPVQIALRDGFGWASARDYWFPAVKTRGGAVVVLAAALYPYVYLLARAAFREQPAGAYEVARALGAGPLGLFWRVGLPLARPAIAAGAAIVMMETVADFGVVSYFSVQTLTTGVFTTWLEMGNAGGAAQIACLILALVFALVALEKLSRRRLRYYQSARQPRPVARVALAGAQGWLATAICALPFLLGFVLPVAVMGSHAAANPGAWVSPGLARALMHTLTTGGIAAVLTVAAALFMVYGVRLTGRATPRLLMPFTALGYAAPGAVLAVGLLIPLAALDHRLADAWLALTGTDPGLMLTGSASAIVLAYMVRFFAIAQGAADAAFGRVSPSLPMAARSLGRDAGGALAAVYLPLMKGTIGSALLLVFVDCVKELPATMLLRPFNYETLATRTHEKASLENLGDASPAALLVIAVGLVAVALLARANIAPSRES, encoded by the coding sequence ATGACAAGTGCCGAGCATCCATCCCCGCCGATCCGCCGGCAAGAGGCGCGAGCCGCCGGTGCCGGGCTCTGGTCGGGCGGGGCGGCGCTGATTGCGGCGCTGGTGGCGCTGCCGATCCTGTCGGTGATCTGGCTCGCGTTCAACCCGACCGAGAATATCTGGCCGCATCTGGTGGCGACAACGCTGCCGCGCTACCTGGTGAATACGGCGGTGCTGGCGCTTGGCACCGGGGCGCTGGCGGCGGCGGTGGGGACGGGGGCGGCCTGGCTGATTGCCATGTATCGCTTCCCGCTGTCGGGGCTGCTGGAATGGCTGCTGCTGCTGCCGCTGGCGATCCCGGCCTATGTGGGCGCCTACGCGCTGGTTGATTTCCTGGAGTATTCCGGGCCGGTGCAGATCGCGCTGCGCGATGGCTTTGGCTGGGCCTCGGCCCGCGACTACTGGTTCCCTGCGGTCAAGACCCGGGGCGGCGCGGTGGTGGTACTGGCGGCGGCGCTCTATCCTTACGTCTATCTGCTGGCGCGGGCCGCGTTCCGCGAACAGCCGGCCGGCGCCTATGAAGTCGCGCGCGCGCTTGGCGCCGGGCCGCTGGGGCTGTTCTGGCGGGTGGGCCTGCCGCTGGCACGCCCCGCCATTGCGGCGGGTGCGGCCATCGTGATGATGGAGACGGTCGCGGATTTCGGGGTCGTCAGCTACTTCTCCGTCCAGACGCTGACCACAGGCGTGTTCACGACCTGGCTCGAGATGGGCAATGCCGGCGGGGCCGCGCAGATCGCCTGCCTGATCCTGGCGCTGGTCTTCGCGCTGGTGGCGCTGGAAAAGCTGTCGCGGCGGCGGCTGCGCTACTATCAGTCGGCGCGCCAGCCCCGGCCGGTGGCGCGGGTGGCGCTGGCCGGCGCACAGGGCTGGCTGGCAACGGCGATCTGCGCTCTGCCGTTCCTGCTGGGCTTCGTGCTGCCGGTCGCGGTGATGGGGAGCCATGCCGCGGCGAATCCCGGCGCCTGGGTCTCGCCCGGCCTCGCCCGCGCGCTGATGCATACCCTGACCACCGGCGGCATTGCCGCGGTGCTGACCGTCGCCGCTGCGCTGTTCATGGTCTATGGCGTGCGGCTGACCGGACGGGCGACGCCGCGGCTGCTGATGCCCTTCACCGCGCTTGGCTATGCCGCACCGGGGGCGGTGCTGGCGGTAGGGCTTCTGATCCCGCTGGCCGCGCTCGATCATCGGCTGGCCGATGCCTGGCTGGCGCTGACCGGCACCGACCCGGGGCTGATGCTGACCGGCTCCGCCAGTGCCATCGTGCTGGCCTATATGGTGCGGTTCTTCGCCATCGCGCAGGGGGCGGCAGATGCTGCCTTCGGCCGGGTCTCGCCCTCGTTGCCGATGGCGGCCCGCTCGCTGGGGCGCGATGCCGGGGGGGCCTTGGCGGCGGTCTATCTGCCGTTGATGAAGGGCACCATCGGCTCGGCGCTGCTGCTGGTCTTCGTCGATTGCGTCAAGGAACTGCCGGCAACGATGCTTCTGCGGCCCTTCAACTATGAAACACTGGCGACGCGGACGCATGAGAAGGCCAGTCTCGAGAACCTCGGCGATGCCTCGCCGGCCGCGCTGCTGGTGATCGCCGTCGGGCTCGTGGCGGTTGCGCTGCTGGCGCGCGCCAACATCGCGCCGTCTCGGGAAAGCTGA
- the phnC gene encoding phosphonate ABC transporter ATP-binding protein has protein sequence MLISVEGVTKVFGQNTAVDNATFAVERPAMIGIIGRSGAGKSTFLRMMNRLTDATEGRLVFEGRDVLALKGADKRAWQSQCAMIFQQFNLVPRMDVVSNVLHGLLNRRGTLATIFNIWPTDDIHRAIDILDRLGIAEQAPKRAEALSGGQQQRVAIARALMQDPKVILADEPIASLDPMNAQVVMDALRRIHDEDGRTVIANLHTLDTARRYCDRVIGMRGGRIVFDGTPDLLTTAAAREIYGADENFSEAATSTSIETLEPDNAADNAYAARLLTN, from the coding sequence ATGCTGATCAGCGTCGAGGGCGTGACCAAGGTGTTCGGCCAGAACACGGCGGTGGATAACGCCACTTTTGCCGTGGAGCGTCCGGCAATGATTGGCATCATCGGCCGGTCGGGTGCGGGAAAGTCGACTTTCCTGCGGATGATGAACCGGCTGACCGATGCCACCGAGGGCCGGCTGGTGTTCGAGGGCCGCGACGTGCTGGCGCTGAAGGGTGCCGACAAGCGCGCCTGGCAGAGCCAGTGCGCGATGATCTTCCAGCAGTTCAACCTGGTGCCGCGGATGGACGTGGTGTCCAACGTGCTGCACGGGCTGCTGAACCGCCGCGGTACCCTGGCCACCATATTCAACATCTGGCCCACCGATGACATCCACCGCGCCATCGACATTCTCGACCGGCTCGGCATCGCCGAGCAGGCGCCCAAGCGCGCCGAGGCGCTGTCGGGCGGCCAGCAGCAGCGCGTGGCGATTGCCCGGGCGCTGATGCAGGACCCCAAGGTGATCCTCGCCGATGAGCCCATCGCCAGCCTCGACCCGATGAATGCCCAGGTGGTGATGGACGCGCTGCGCCGCATCCATGACGAGGATGGCCGCACCGTCATCGCCAACCTGCACACGCTTGATACCGCGCGCCGCTATTGCGACCGGGTGATCGGGATGCGCGGCGGGCGGATCGTGTTCGACGGCACGCCCGACCTGCTGACCACAGCCGCCGCCCGCGAGATCTATGGCGCCGACGAGAACTTTTCCGAAGCCGCCACCTCGACCTCGATCGAGACGCTGGAACCGGACAACGCAGCCGACAACGCCTATGCCGCGCGGCTGCTGACCAACTGA
- a CDS encoding efflux RND transporter periplasmic adaptor subunit, producing MRALMLIALLATTAAAPAVAETTVLAPHLVTDWKAVAGRIEARDTISARARLGGTLVEIMVTEGDTVQAGQPIAEIEDQKLAFQLGAIDAQLQALGAQQDNARAELTRGEELLARGVSTAQRLDVLRTQLDVLTGQIAAQQAQRQVVEQQAAEGTVLAPVSGRVLEVPQTRGAVVMAGEAVATIGGGGFFLRLAVPERHAALLAEGAEIGIETTSGPATGKLAKIYPLIENGRVIADVELPGLDEAFVEARVLVRLPMGTRPALLVPRAAIATRSGLDFVRVALGGQTVERSVVLGGAHLLEGTEMVEVLTGLVAGDMVVTGDE from the coding sequence ATGCGAGCCCTGATGCTGATCGCGTTGCTGGCCACCACCGCTGCGGCGCCTGCCGTGGCGGAGACAACGGTCCTGGCGCCGCATCTGGTAACCGACTGGAAGGCGGTCGCGGGCCGGATCGAGGCGCGCGATACCATCTCGGCGCGGGCGCGGCTGGGGGGCACGCTCGTCGAGATCATGGTGACCGAGGGCGACACCGTGCAGGCCGGGCAACCGATTGCCGAGATCGAGGATCAGAAGCTGGCCTTCCAGCTGGGGGCCATCGACGCGCAGCTGCAGGCCCTGGGTGCGCAACAGGACAATGCCCGCGCCGAACTGACCCGGGGCGAGGAGCTGCTGGCCCGCGGCGTCAGCACCGCGCAGCGGCTGGATGTGCTGCGTACGCAGCTGGATGTGCTGACCGGCCAGATTGCCGCGCAGCAGGCGCAGCGGCAGGTGGTGGAGCAGCAGGCGGCCGAGGGCACGGTGCTGGCGCCGGTCTCGGGCCGGGTGCTGGAGGTGCCGCAGACCCGCGGCGCGGTGGTGATGGCGGGCGAGGCGGTGGCGACGATCGGCGGGGGAGGGTTCTTCTTGCGCCTTGCGGTGCCCGAGCGCCACGCCGCGCTGCTGGCCGAGGGCGCCGAGATCGGCATCGAGACAACCAGCGGCCCGGCGACGGGCAAGTTGGCCAAGATCTATCCGCTGATCGAGAACGGCCGGGTGATTGCCGATGTCGAGCTGCCCGGGCTGGACGAAGCCTTTGTCGAGGCGCGGGTGCTGGTGCGCCTGCCGATGGGCACTCGCCCGGCGCTGCTGGTACCGCGGGCGGCGATTGCAACCCGCTCGGGGCTCGATTTCGTGCGTGTGGCCCTCGGCGGGCAGACGGTGGAGCGCAGTGTGGTTCTGGGCGGCGCACACCTGCTGGAGGGCACCGAGATGGTCGAGGTGCTGACCGGCCTTGTCGCAGGCGACATGGTGGTGACCGGCGATGAGTGA